The following coding sequences are from one Novipirellula galeiformis window:
- a CDS encoding DUF11 domain-containing protein produces MNHTQSRSEQPRRRNLPLGRVLFVSALLIFAVASGCSRLRLPAVDPTGSCLFAPLPTTTTLALPGSGGESCLCFNCLRGLGSCIKNPKFVFPTPAFPEPATPPACPPSAAPAAPAGPIAGGLCKGDGTCVPSSPCNGSCQTGPPAVLFGDEITNTRPHCLPDRGKRGCILLSPQKIVAPVGGEVILMSGICGTDGYLQMNETLEWMLTPDSVGTFIQVGDDDPGLMHRLAVKKPRPEKHDPSYARGLTSSKRMLITRGNLDRKDDVQLEKGQTWISISSPSEGTSRVTVLAPESECWDQRKATATIYWIDARWQFPGSQIVPAGTPVSLTTRVTRAEGSLPARGWKVRYEVQQPEIATFAGTNGSSVVEAIVDENGNANAELLPVAGTSGTVTVDMQVIRPGGDSDNMPTMTLGRGQTFVTWSSPQLAIRAGAPSLASFDVPYEVVANVSNPGDQPANNVRVSIEFPPGTRAVSADTFAQVLPNGVVWEIGTIPPKTQLDLFMNVTSQSPVQMTFQARGEAGLFAEDTVRVDVFRPSLAITAQAERERYEAGQEVTFNIDVKNTGDRPLTNVKLKAFGDSYMVHPERRTRELVNELTDGPLQPGETWPTTITFIPTESGRRCVQFEATSDGGQRAVSESCVTVINPVPAAPTLTASVESRDRIATGESFFIRTYLNNSGSTPIQDTRVTLEYDPQLQLLQATEGASEPRAGQNLIQWDVPTIQPGQRAVLEGQFRAMATNPQSRVRVSAVSRDGTSADAEHVFAIVAGAPPATVPSGPIAPPLPPATPAPSIPGGPGQLPPSPDSGPVAPPLPSGSAKSDRVQVEIFGRDNPVRVGEPIRYTLRVTNDSDQNDGEVSVRFNLPPGVTVERVTQRLSPTGGEFEVSAGAIYLADIRSMRPNETVEYDIVMNSNQPQTFELNVESVSRRGPGGTDSVQTEVIQ; encoded by the coding sequence ATGAACCACACCCAATCACGAAGCGAGCAGCCTCGCCGACGGAACTTGCCTTTGGGCCGAGTTCTGTTTGTGTCGGCGTTGTTGATCTTCGCGGTGGCGAGTGGATGCAGCCGCCTGCGTTTGCCGGCGGTCGATCCAACCGGATCCTGTCTGTTTGCTCCGCTGCCGACGACCACCACGCTCGCCTTGCCCGGTTCCGGTGGGGAGAGCTGCCTCTGTTTCAACTGTTTGCGTGGCTTAGGATCTTGCATCAAGAACCCCAAATTTGTGTTTCCTACCCCTGCGTTTCCGGAACCCGCTACGCCTCCGGCGTGCCCTCCCTCGGCAGCTCCCGCAGCACCCGCTGGTCCCATCGCCGGCGGACTCTGCAAAGGGGACGGCACCTGCGTGCCCAGCAGCCCGTGTAATGGGTCGTGCCAAACCGGTCCTCCCGCGGTCTTGTTCGGTGACGAAATCACCAACACGCGCCCCCACTGCTTGCCCGATCGCGGCAAACGGGGATGCATTTTATTATCGCCACAAAAAATCGTTGCTCCCGTGGGCGGCGAAGTCATTCTGATGTCCGGTATTTGCGGTACCGATGGTTATCTGCAGATGAACGAGACCTTGGAGTGGATGCTGACGCCCGATAGCGTCGGCACGTTCATTCAAGTGGGAGATGATGATCCAGGATTGATGCATCGATTGGCAGTCAAAAAGCCACGCCCTGAGAAACATGATCCCTCCTACGCTCGCGGCTTGACCAGTTCCAAGCGGATGTTGATCACACGCGGTAACCTTGATCGCAAGGACGACGTCCAGCTCGAAAAGGGGCAAACGTGGATCTCGATCAGCAGCCCCAGCGAAGGCACCAGCCGTGTGACCGTGCTGGCACCCGAAAGCGAATGCTGGGATCAACGCAAAGCAACGGCAACGATCTATTGGATCGATGCACGTTGGCAATTCCCAGGCTCGCAAATCGTGCCTGCGGGAACGCCCGTTTCCTTGACCACTCGGGTCACACGTGCCGAAGGCAGTTTGCCGGCGCGTGGATGGAAGGTGCGTTACGAAGTCCAACAACCCGAAATCGCAACGTTTGCGGGTACCAACGGTTCGTCGGTCGTGGAAGCGATCGTCGATGAGAACGGCAACGCTAACGCGGAATTACTTCCCGTTGCGGGTACCAGCGGCACCGTCACGGTCGACATGCAAGTCATTCGACCGGGTGGCGATTCGGATAATATGCCGACGATGACGCTCGGTCGCGGACAAACCTTTGTCACCTGGAGTTCACCCCAGTTGGCGATCCGCGCGGGCGCTCCGTCGCTGGCTAGTTTTGACGTTCCCTATGAAGTCGTCGCCAACGTTTCCAACCCCGGTGACCAACCCGCCAACAACGTCCGCGTTTCGATCGAGTTTCCGCCCGGAACACGTGCGGTCAGCGCCGATACGTTTGCCCAGGTGTTGCCCAACGGCGTGGTTTGGGAAATCGGCACGATTCCCCCTAAAACCCAATTGGACCTGTTTATGAATGTGACGTCTCAGTCGCCCGTTCAAATGACATTCCAAGCACGCGGTGAAGCGGGATTGTTCGCCGAGGACACCGTCCGGGTCGATGTCTTCCGTCCGTCGCTAGCGATCACGGCACAAGCCGAACGCGAGCGTTACGAAGCGGGACAAGAAGTCACGTTCAACATCGATGTCAAAAACACCGGCGATCGACCGTTAACGAATGTCAAACTCAAGGCGTTCGGCGATTCCTACATGGTTCATCCCGAACGACGCACTCGCGAACTCGTAAACGAATTGACCGACGGCCCACTGCAACCCGGTGAGACGTGGCCCACCACCATCACCTTCATTCCGACCGAATCGGGTCGCCGCTGCGTCCAATTCGAAGCCACCTCCGATGGTGGGCAACGTGCTGTGAGTGAATCATGTGTGACAGTGATCAATCCCGTCCCCGCCGCTCCCACATTGACCGCGTCGGTGGAGAGTCGCGATCGCATTGCCACAGGAGAGTCGTTCTTCATTCGCACCTACTTGAACAATTCCGGCTCGACACCGATCCAAGACACACGTGTGACGTTGGAATACGACCCACAGTTACAATTGCTACAAGCGACCGAAGGCGCTTCGGAACCGCGTGCAGGCCAGAATCTGATTCAATGGGACGTGCCCACGATCCAACCGGGTCAACGTGCGGTGTTGGAAGGTCAATTCCGCGCGATGGCGACGAATCCGCAATCACGCGTTCGCGTCTCGGCGGTCAGCCGCGATGGCACTTCGGCCGATGCCGAACACGTCTTCGCGATCGTCGCAGGTGCACCTCCCGCCACCGTGCCGTCGGGTCCGATTGCACCGCCTTTGCCTCCCGCCACCCCGGCTCCGAGTATCCCAGGCGGTCCAGGCCAATTGCCACCGTCGCCGGACTCCGGGCCCGTCGCCCCACCGCTACCATCGGGAAGTGCGAAATCCGATCGCGTCCAAGTGGAGATTTTCGGTCGCGACAATCCGGTCCGCGTGGGCGAACCGATCCGCTACACCCTGCGTGTTACGAACGATTCAGACCAAAACGACGGCGAAGTGAGTGTCCGTTTCAATTTGCCCCCAGGGGTGACGGTTGAACGGGTCACGCAGCGGCTCAGTCCCACCGGTGGCGAATTCGAGGTCAGTGCAGGTGCCATTTATCTAGCCGATATCCGCTCCATGCGTCCCAATGAGACGGTGGAGTACGATATCGTGATGAACAGCAATCAACCGCAAACGTTCGAGTTGAACGTCGAATCGGTCAGCCGTCGTGGTCCCGGCGGAACCGATAGCGTGCAAACCGAAGTGATTCAATAA
- a CDS encoding efflux RND transporter permease subunit: protein MARNSIAANLLMIILLGGGLWSAAVMQKEVFPQFQLDVVEVYVGYPGAAPSEVEQGILRPIEEAVRGVEGIREITSRAREGRGEVLIEIVAGSQRMKAYQDIDQAISRIRTFPEQIEQPEVRLQSQQQEVMQVALYGPVDVWSLRKLAEQLRDTLQSNDQITQVELRRVPKYVTHVEIPRQRLRQYGLTLPEVADTIRTASRDVAAGSIQTTAGEILLRVKARKQWAEEFAGIEIVSGRSGPSVTLGDIATIRDGFEEVGFHSQFSQTPSVELDVFRVGSQSPIDVAHAVEATMLEFETVLPPGVKWRIDSNNADEFRRRLYLVLENALVAVGIVLLILAMFLEFRLAFWVMMGMAVSFIGGILLLPVFDVSINMISLFGFLVVLGIVVDDAVVVGENVYEKRQTSGDNELAAIEGTREVAGPVTFSILTNIVAFVPLMFIPGETGKFWAPLPVVVILVLSLSLVESLFILPAHLAHVRKAGKRRHGLGARLHHLQQRFSQSFNRIVEFAFGPILKFCLRFRYVTACTALSLLLVIVGYATSAHMGMILMPTVSADEIEAGVRMPVGTTQDQAAEIADAVTKASLRMFDEHNLYEVAEGIKTNVRGQDFIDVEIVLKPPDERDMTADEVIELWRDSIGDLPGVNQVTFEAESGPGGHRQDISIDLSHSDIDVLEKASQAFLQRVKLYSNARDIGDNYNKGKAQYDFRLRPEGRALGLTDEELGEQLRGAFFGSLALRLLRGTNEIEVRVKLPEEQREDIYHLEDLIIRTPSGAEVPLLDVAEVEKDVAFSSINRRDGRRVINVSMDVEPKRAVTQVIDALRNKELPSLREDFPGITWTFEGSDAEMRRATASLWGSFGLALAVIYSLLAIAFRGYIQPLIVLVAIPFGIVGAVLGHIVLGYDLSLVSFMGVIALSGVVINDSLIMIDYANRRRSECSAMEAITQAGLRRFRPIMLTTLTTFGGLMPLIFEKSLQAQYIIPMAISLGFGILFSTAIILVLVPCLYLILEDIQSLLSKSS, encoded by the coding sequence ATGGCCCGTAATTCAATCGCTGCAAACTTGCTAATGATCATCTTGCTTGGCGGCGGGTTGTGGTCAGCCGCCGTGATGCAAAAGGAAGTCTTTCCGCAATTCCAACTCGATGTCGTGGAGGTCTACGTCGGTTATCCCGGTGCCGCTCCATCGGAAGTGGAACAGGGGATTTTACGGCCCATCGAGGAAGCCGTCCGCGGCGTCGAAGGGATCCGTGAAATTACCAGCCGGGCTCGCGAGGGCCGCGGAGAAGTGCTGATCGAAATCGTGGCCGGATCGCAACGCATGAAAGCCTATCAGGATATTGATCAGGCGATCAGTCGCATCCGTACGTTTCCCGAGCAGATCGAGCAACCCGAAGTTCGCCTGCAGTCGCAACAACAAGAAGTCATGCAAGTTGCGTTGTATGGCCCCGTCGACGTTTGGTCCCTTCGCAAGCTCGCCGAGCAACTACGCGACACGTTGCAGTCCAATGATCAGATCACGCAAGTCGAATTGCGGCGGGTGCCCAAATACGTGACGCACGTCGAGATACCGCGTCAGCGATTGCGACAATACGGGCTGACCCTGCCGGAGGTCGCCGATACCATCCGCACCGCGAGTCGCGATGTGGCCGCAGGTTCCATCCAGACCACGGCGGGCGAAATTTTGCTTCGAGTCAAGGCGCGTAAGCAGTGGGCCGAAGAATTCGCCGGGATCGAGATCGTTTCGGGCCGCTCCGGTCCCTCGGTGACGCTTGGCGATATTGCCACGATCCGCGACGGTTTTGAGGAAGTCGGCTTTCATTCGCAGTTCAGCCAAACGCCCTCGGTCGAACTCGATGTGTTTCGTGTCGGTTCGCAATCGCCGATCGATGTAGCGCACGCGGTCGAAGCAACGATGCTTGAATTCGAAACGGTGCTGCCGCCGGGGGTGAAATGGCGGATTGACAGCAACAATGCCGATGAATTTCGCCGGCGACTTTACTTGGTCTTGGAAAATGCACTCGTCGCCGTCGGCATCGTCCTGCTGATCCTCGCTATGTTTCTGGAATTCCGCTTGGCGTTCTGGGTGATGATGGGCATGGCCGTCTCGTTCATCGGCGGGATCTTGTTGCTTCCTGTCTTCGACGTCAGCATTAACATGATCTCGCTGTTCGGCTTTCTCGTCGTGTTGGGGATCGTGGTCGACGACGCTGTTGTTGTTGGCGAAAACGTTTATGAAAAACGACAGACCAGTGGGGATAACGAACTCGCCGCAATCGAGGGAACTCGCGAAGTCGCTGGCCCAGTAACGTTCAGCATCCTCACCAATATCGTCGCCTTCGTGCCGTTGATGTTTATCCCAGGGGAAACCGGAAAATTCTGGGCTCCGTTGCCGGTGGTCGTGATCCTTGTGCTGTCACTATCGCTGGTCGAGTCGCTGTTCATCCTGCCGGCGCACTTGGCTCATGTACGAAAGGCGGGCAAGCGTCGCCACGGTTTAGGAGCCCGGCTTCATCACTTGCAACAACGGTTTAGCCAATCGTTCAACCGGATCGTCGAATTTGCCTTTGGTCCGATCCTGAAATTTTGCCTGCGGTTCCGTTACGTCACTGCGTGCACGGCACTCAGCTTACTACTGGTCATCGTCGGTTACGCCACCAGCGCGCACATGGGCATGATCCTGATGCCTACGGTGTCTGCGGATGAAATCGAAGCCGGCGTTCGCATGCCTGTTGGCACAACGCAAGACCAAGCGGCCGAGATTGCAGACGCCGTCACCAAAGCTAGCTTGCGAATGTTCGACGAGCACAATCTTTATGAAGTTGCCGAAGGCATCAAGACAAATGTGCGCGGCCAAGATTTTATCGATGTGGAAATCGTGCTGAAGCCACCCGACGAACGTGACATGACGGCCGACGAAGTCATTGAATTATGGCGAGACTCGATCGGTGATCTGCCCGGTGTCAATCAAGTAACTTTCGAGGCCGAGAGTGGCCCCGGTGGCCATCGTCAAGATATCAGCATCGACCTCAGCCATAGCGACATCGACGTATTGGAGAAGGCGTCTCAGGCGTTCCTCCAGCGCGTCAAGCTTTACTCCAACGCCCGCGATATCGGTGACAACTACAACAAAGGCAAGGCTCAGTACGACTTCCGGCTTCGCCCCGAAGGACGCGCCCTGGGGCTAACCGACGAAGAACTCGGCGAACAATTGCGTGGGGCCTTCTTTGGCTCGTTGGCGCTGCGGCTGTTACGCGGCACCAACGAAATCGAGGTTCGTGTTAAGCTGCCCGAAGAGCAACGAGAGGATATTTACCACTTAGAAGACTTGATCATCCGCACGCCATCGGGCGCCGAAGTGCCCTTGTTGGATGTCGCAGAGGTTGAGAAGGACGTGGCGTTCTCGTCGATCAACCGACGTGACGGCCGCCGAGTCATCAATGTCTCGATGGATGTTGAACCCAAGCGGGCGGTCACGCAAGTGATTGATGCGTTGCGGAACAAGGAACTGCCGAGCTTGCGAGAAGACTTCCCCGGCATCACGTGGACCTTCGAAGGAAGCGATGCCGAGATGCGTCGTGCGACCGCCTCGCTTTGGGGTTCCTTTGGACTCGCGTTGGCCGTGATCTATTCGCTGTTGGCGATCGCGTTTCGCGGCTACATCCAGCCCTTGATTGTATTGGTGGCGATTCCGTTTGGGATCGTTGGCGCTGTTTTAGGGCATATCGTGTTGGGGTATGACCTGTCGTTGGTCAGCTTTATGGGGGTGATTGCGCTTTCGGGCGTCGTCATCAATGATTCCTTGATCATGATTGACTATGCGAATCGACGCCGCAGCGAATGTTCTGCGATGGAAGCGATCACTCAAGCCGGATTGCGTCGTTTCCGGCCGATCATGTTAACCACGTTGACCACATTCGGTGGGTTGATGCCTTTGATTTTCGAAAAATCGCTGCAAGCACAATACATCATTCCGATGGCAATCTCGCTGGGCTTCGGAATCTTGTTCTCAACCGCGATTATCCTGGTGCTGGTCCCCTGCCTGTACCTGATTCTCGAAGACATCCAATCGCTGCTTTCCAAATCGTCGTAA
- a CDS encoding efflux RND transporter periplasmic adaptor subunit, giving the protein MSESQLPPKWRWLSIIGTSIACLAILSAAAAAIVVINRTEPTAKQINATRKSAALVETMTVERGTFSPTLRVLGTVQPAQEIVLSPRVSGQVVEVSPQFIPGGRVSKGDLLLRIDPADFENALSIQESELEQVEASLKIEEGRQSLAAKELKLLEGTIDDTNRELVLRAPQIASIRAEVNAAKAAVERAKLDLARSSIFAPFDAQVISRSVNVGSQVSPSDELAQLVGIDEYWISAALPVRSLRWVQFPTSDQPGSSVTLRNPDAWPVGTEKQARIARMIGTVDERTRLAQVLVTVADPLGEATDTPPLILQSLIEVQIEGRAIENAVRLQRRYVREGDTVWVMKEGQLQICETDVLFRDAEYAYIGEGLQSGDEVVITTLATVAEGVGLRKINEVPDADSSHDEENEAISGEISEDAAK; this is encoded by the coding sequence ATGAGTGAATCCCAACTGCCCCCCAAATGGCGTTGGCTTAGCATCATCGGGACGTCGATTGCTTGCTTGGCCATCTTGTCCGCTGCGGCCGCGGCAATTGTGGTCATCAATCGGACCGAGCCCACCGCAAAGCAGATCAACGCCACCCGCAAGTCCGCTGCGTTAGTCGAAACCATGACCGTCGAGCGTGGGACATTCTCGCCCACGTTGCGCGTGCTCGGGACGGTGCAGCCGGCCCAGGAAATCGTGCTTAGCCCCCGAGTCAGCGGCCAAGTGGTCGAGGTATCGCCGCAATTTATCCCCGGTGGGAGAGTCAGCAAAGGCGATCTGCTACTACGCATCGATCCCGCCGACTTTGAAAACGCGTTGTCGATCCAGGAAAGCGAGTTGGAACAAGTCGAAGCTTCTCTGAAGATCGAAGAAGGTCGACAGAGCCTAGCCGCAAAAGAGCTGAAGTTGCTCGAAGGCACCATCGATGATACGAACCGCGAATTGGTACTACGGGCACCCCAGATTGCTTCGATTCGTGCGGAAGTCAATGCGGCGAAAGCGGCGGTAGAAAGGGCGAAGTTGGACTTGGCTCGGTCGAGTATCTTTGCGCCGTTTGACGCCCAAGTCATCTCTCGATCGGTCAACGTTGGCTCGCAAGTTTCACCTAGCGATGAACTTGCTCAGCTAGTCGGTATCGATGAATACTGGATCTCCGCCGCGCTCCCGGTCCGCTCTCTGCGCTGGGTTCAATTTCCGACGTCGGATCAACCGGGATCCAGCGTGACGCTTCGGAATCCCGATGCTTGGCCCGTAGGCACCGAGAAGCAAGCTCGCATTGCGCGCATGATCGGCACCGTTGATGAAAGAACGCGGTTGGCACAAGTGTTAGTCACCGTCGCGGATCCTTTGGGCGAAGCAACCGACACACCGCCGCTGATTCTCCAATCGTTGATCGAGGTCCAAATCGAAGGGCGAGCGATTGAGAACGCGGTGCGTTTACAGCGTCGTTACGTTCGCGAGGGCGATACCGTCTGGGTGATGAAAGAGGGACAATTGCAAATTTGCGAGACCGACGTGCTTTTTCGAGATGCCGAATATGCATATATCGGCGAAGGACTGCAAAGCGGTGACGAGGTTGTGATCACCACATTGGCGACCGTGGCCGAAGGCGTTGGTCTTCGCAAAATAAACGAAGTCCCTGATGCTGACTCGAGCCACGACGAAGAAAACGAGGCAATCAGCGGCGAAATCAGCGAGGACGCCGCGAAGTGA
- a CDS encoding TolC family protein, with amino-acid sequence MGFFGFKLHPLARRVVVFLLLVVAGCAGRESMPTLPTQNPPPFSQSGELTVPDRWWSEFKDPALNEQINQALESSFTLAAARQRLRAARAVARREASNLFPDVNGVADIGSGFGPGPDLQNYVWGFEAAYPLDLWGQIESRVEAERLRASATREDYRAVALTLSAEITRTWFSLIEAQAQLGLLDEQIRTNRTGLLLQESRFGLGLIRSPDVLRQRQLVEATQEQAVVAKARIEVLEHQLAVLVGQMPQSAQYAPGTTLPKLPPLPATGLSSDLLQRRPDVRRDYLAFVASDRDLAAAISDQYPRLSLTGSLLNVADRPETIFRDWFVSIGGQLIAPLIDGGQRKAEVARTSAVVHELFNQYGQTMLIAFREVEDSLTRERYQLERLGHLEKQLALARQAADQLREQYLLEPDTDYLAVLTAITAQQRLQREVLSAQLELRLIRVALYLALAGSFDPQPQAALEPAFTVQQPANANPTEINLSETLDSDGFDLDDIDSQYFDPKPDEPETDGLINVAPNFVDSGFMFLETSNDE; translated from the coding sequence ATGGGATTTTTCGGTTTCAAATTGCATCCGCTTGCGCGCAGGGTGGTGGTATTCTTGCTGCTGGTCGTTGCCGGATGCGCTGGCCGCGAGTCCATGCCGACGCTCCCGACGCAGAATCCGCCTCCATTTTCGCAGAGTGGCGAGTTAACGGTTCCCGATCGGTGGTGGAGCGAGTTCAAGGATCCCGCACTCAATGAACAAATCAATCAGGCGCTCGAGAGCAGTTTTACGCTCGCTGCGGCTCGACAACGGCTCCGCGCCGCAAGGGCGGTGGCCCGCCGAGAAGCCTCTAACTTGTTTCCTGATGTCAACGGCGTCGCCGATATTGGCAGCGGTTTTGGCCCCGGTCCCGATCTTCAAAATTATGTTTGGGGATTTGAGGCAGCGTATCCGCTAGATCTTTGGGGCCAGATTGAATCGCGCGTCGAGGCCGAACGATTGCGAGCGTCCGCCACGCGAGAGGATTATCGCGCGGTCGCATTGACGCTCTCTGCGGAGATCACGCGGACCTGGTTTTCGTTGATTGAAGCCCAGGCTCAACTCGGCTTGCTCGACGAACAAATCCGAACCAATCGGACCGGGCTTCTGCTGCAAGAGTCACGATTTGGTCTGGGATTGATTCGCAGCCCCGATGTGCTCCGCCAACGCCAATTGGTGGAAGCGACACAGGAACAGGCGGTCGTGGCAAAGGCACGCATCGAGGTGCTCGAGCATCAATTGGCCGTGTTGGTCGGCCAGATGCCGCAATCGGCTCAATACGCCCCCGGTACCACGTTGCCCAAATTGCCACCGCTGCCGGCAACGGGATTGTCTTCTGATTTGTTGCAGCGCCGGCCCGATGTGCGACGCGACTATTTGGCGTTTGTAGCGTCCGATCGCGATCTCGCGGCTGCGATCAGCGACCAATACCCTCGCCTCAGCTTGACCGGTTCGCTGTTGAACGTTGCTGATCGTCCCGAGACGATTTTTCGCGATTGGTTTGTTTCCATCGGCGGCCAATTGATCGCTCCCCTCATCGACGGGGGGCAACGAAAGGCTGAGGTCGCCCGTACCTCGGCGGTGGTGCATGAGCTCTTTAATCAATATGGTCAAACCATGTTGATCGCCTTCCGCGAAGTCGAAGACAGCTTGACCCGTGAACGGTACCAGCTCGAACGTCTGGGACACTTGGAAAAACAATTGGCATTGGCTCGCCAAGCGGCCGACCAACTGCGTGAACAATATCTGCTGGAGCCCGACACGGACTACCTCGCTGTGCTGACGGCAATTACCGCCCAACAACGTTTGCAGCGCGAAGTGCTTTCCGCTCAACTAGAATTAAGACTCATCCGGGTGGCGCTCTACCTTGCGCTGGCCGGTAGCTTTGACCCTCAGCCTCAAGCCGCCCTCGAACCAGCCTTCACCGTGCAACAGCCCGCCAACGCCAACCCCACCGAGATCAATCTTTCGGAGACATTGGATTCCGATGGATTCGATCTGGACGACATCGATTCCCAATACTTCGATCCCAAACCCGACGAACCGGAAACGGATGGTCTAATCAATGTCGCTCCGAACTTTGTCGATTCGGGTTTTATGTTTCTAGAGACCAGCAACGATGAGTGA